Part of the Fusobacterium sp. JB019 genome is shown below.
ATAATAGAAATGGGAATGAGCAATTTTGGCGAAATCAAAAAATTATGTGAAATAGCTAATTTAGATTATTCAATAATAACCAATATAGGTGATTCACATTTAGCGTTTATGAAAAATAGAAAAAATGTTTTTTTAGAAAAAAGTAAAGTTAAAGATTATGTTGAAGAATCAAATCTTTTATTTTTTGGTGATGATCCTTACTTAAAATCTTTAAAAGGTAGAAAAGTTGGGTTTAATTCATATAATGAATTTAGAATTTCTGATTACAACTTAGAGGAAAATGGAATTTTCTTCAAGTTAAACAACGAAGAATATAAGTCTAATATTTATGGGAAACATAATTGTATAAATACAGCATTAAGTATAGGGATGTCTAAAATTATAGGGTTGACAACTCAGGAAATAAAAAAAGGATTAGGAAAAATAGAAATAACTCCTATGAGATTTCAAAAAATTTTAAAAGATGAGATTACGTTTATTAATGATTCTTATAATGCAAGCCCAATTTCTATGAAATATTCATTAAATACTTTTGAAAAATTTAAAACTACAAAAGAAAAAGTAGTTATTCTTGCTGATATGGGAGAACTAGGAGCAAGAGAAATAGATTTTCATGTAGAAGTGATAAAGTATGCAATAAATAAGGATTTTTTGAAGGTAATCTTATATGGAGATAGAATGGAAAAGGCGTTACAAAGAATAGATGATAAGAAAAAAATAATTTTTTTTAGAAAAAAAACTGATATAAAAGAGTTAATAAGTAAAGAATTTAAAAATAAACTAATATTGATTAAAGGATCTAACTTTAATCAACTTTGGGAAATTATAGAATAGGAGAAATTAATGTTATATACTTTAGGAATACTTTACAGTAGGTTAGATTTTTTTAAATCTATTTATTTAAGAGCTTTTGTGGGATTTGTTTTGTCTTTTTTAATAGTTATTATATTGGGGCACCCTTTTATAAATTATTTAAAAAGAAAAAAATTAAAAGAAAAAATAAGAGAATGTGGACCAGTTTCACACTATTCTAAAAAAGGAACTCCAACAATGGGAGGAGTTCTATTAATTTTAGGAGCTTTAATGACTAACTTAATAGTTGGAAATTTAAGAAATAAATATACAGTATTATTGGTTGTAATAACTATATTATTTAGTTCTATAGGGTTTATAGATGATTATAAGAAATTTACAGTCAATAAAGATGGACTTTCAGGTAAAAAAAAGTTATTTGGTCAAAGTTTAATTTCAGCAATAGTTTGGATTTTTATAAAAGAATTTGGGTTAACTTCAAGCAACATAATAGATTTTTCTATAATCAATCCTTTGATACATAATTCTTATTTCTATGTGGGTAGTTTAATTATGCTTGTGTTTATAATGATAGTTATAAATGGAACATCTAATGCAGTTAATATAACGGATGGATTAGATGGATTAGCAATAATGCCAGTTATTATAAGTTGTTCTATATTAGCAACAATAGCTTATTTTAGTGGTCATATAGAAATGAGCTCTCATCTTAGATTATTCTACATAGAAGGTGCAGGGGAAATAATGGTATTTTTATCAACTATTATAGGATCAGGATTAGCATTTCTGTGGTACAATTGTTATCCTGCTCAAATATTTATGGGGGATACCGGTTCTCTTACTTTAGGCGGAATAATTGGTGTTATAGCAGTCTTGCTAAAGCAAGAATTATTATTGCCACTTATAGGTGGAATATTTGTAATAGAAGCTATATCAGTAATATTGCAAGTAGGATCTTATAAAGTTAGAAAGAAAAGAATTTTTAAAATGGCTCCTATTCACCATCATTTTGAATTAATGGATATTCCAGAAAATAAGGTAACATTAAGGTTTTGGATTATATCTTTATTGTTTGGGATAGTAGCATTAGGAGTGGTAAGATTAAGAGGAATTTTATAATTAAGCAACCATGGGGGTTCTCCATGGTTTTTATCGTATATTTTTGAAGAATAATTTTGGAGGAAAAAAAGTGAAGAAAGTTATGATTTTTGGAAATGGCGTAAGTGGAAAAGGAGCTAAAAAATTACTTGAATTACAAGGAGATATTCCAATAATAGTTGATGATAATAGTGGAATTTCTTCAGAAAAAGCTGAAAAATTAATAGATGAAATAAGTTTATTTATTAAAAGTCCAGGGGTACCGTATAACAATTTATTAAAGTTGTGTAAAGAAAAAAAAATTGAAGTAATAGATGAAATTGAGTTAGCTTATAGATATTTAAAAAAGGAAAAATTAAAAACAAAAATAGTGGCAGTAACAGGAAGTAATGGAAAAACAACAGTTACAACTAAAATAAAAGAGATATTAAGAGAAGCTGGAATTAAAGCAGAATTCGCAGGAAATATAGGAAAATCGTTTGCGGAACTTTTAGTGGAGCAAAATGATTTAGATTGCATAGTTTTAGAATGTAGTTCTTTTCAATTGGAGAATGTAAAACATTTTAAACCAGATATAGCTTTGATAGTAAATTTATCACCAGATCATTTAAATAGATATGATAGGGTAGAAGATTATTATGATACAAAACTTAATATATTTAAGAATCAGAATTTAAATGATTTATTTATAATTAACTTAAACGATGAAAATTTAGTAAAAAGAACAAAAAAATTAAAAAGTAAAAAAATTGGAGTTACAATTTCAAAAAATTGTGAAAAGGCAAAATGCTACTATGATGGAGAAAATATAATTTATGAAGGTAAAAAGATAATTAAAGCAGAATTGCTATCATTAAAAGGTAAACATAATATTGAAAATGTTTTATTTATAATTTCAGTAGCTAAAGAATTTAATGTTTCGGATGAATTAATAATTAAATTTTTAACTAAAACAAAATCTTTAGAACATAGAATGGAAAGGTTTTATAAATGGAAGAATACAGTTTTTGTTAATGATTCTAAAGGAACTAATTTAGAATCTACAAAATTTGCTATAGAAGCTTACAAAGGCTCTATATTAATATGTGGAGGAAAAGATAAAGGGTTACCTTTAGAAAATTTATCAGAATTAATAAAAGAGAATATAAAAGAAGTATATCTTATTGGGAAGATGGCGGCAAGACTAAAGGATTCATTATTAAAAGTGGGTTATTCTTTAGAAAAAATTAATAGTTTAAATACTATAGAAGAATCATTAAAAGATTTAAGAAATAAAATAAAAGATGAAAAAGAAGTAGTATTATTGTCTCCATCAACATCAAGTTTTGATCAATTTAAGTCTTTTGAACAAAGAGGAGAAGTTTTTAAAAAAATTGTCATGGAAAATTTTAAACAAGGAGAAAGACTGTGAAAAAAGTTATTATAACAACAGGAGGAACAGGAGGTCATATTTATCCAGCTTTATCAGTAGCTAAAGAATTAAGAAAAAAAAATGTAGAAATACTTTTTATTGGAAGTTCAACTAGGATGGAAAAAGAAATGGTTCCAAATGAAGGCTTTAAATATTTAGGATTAAATATATTACCTTTTAATTCTATTTCAAATATAATAAAGGGATTAAAAGCTATTTTTGAAGCGATAAAAATAATAAAAAAAGAAAAACCAAGTGCAATAATAGGATTTGGGAATTATATATCTTTTCCAATAGTTTTTTCAGGAGTTTTATTAAGAAAAAAAGTTTATCTTCAAGAACAAAATGCTAGCATAGGATTAGTTAATAGATTGTTTTATAGGTTTGCTAAAAAAACTTTTTTAGCGTTTGAAAAAACATATGAAGATATTCCTATAAAATATCAAAATAAATTTAAAGTTACAGGAAATCCTTTGAGAAATGAAATATATAATATTGTTTCTTTAGAAGAAAAAGAAAAATTAGGAATAAAAAAAGAAAAAATATTGTTAGTGACTGGAGGAAGTCTAGGGGCTAAAAGTATAAATGAAGGATTTTTAGAAAATTGGGATATATTACTGGAAGAAAAAAATATAAAAATTTATTGGGCTACGGGAAAGAAAAATTATAGAGAAATTGTAAAAAAACTAGAAGGAAAAATAAAAAATCATGTAATTAAACCATATTTTGAAAATATAATAAATATAATGAGTGCTTCCGATTTAGTTATTTGCAGAGCAGGGGCCTTAACAATATCTGAGCTAATAGAATTAAATAAACCTTCGGTATTAATACCTTTCAACTCTGTTAAAGTTGGACAATATGAAAATGCTATAGTACTTAAGGAAAGAGCAGGTGCTATTATATATAAAAATAGTGAAATAAATGATGCTATAGAGGAAGTCATTGAACTATTAAAAAGTAAAGATAAATTAGAAAAAATGAAATTAAAAATAAGATCATTGAAATATTCTAATGCTGCTATTGAAATTGTTGAAAGTTTAGATATTTGGGGGAAAAAATAATGAAAAATATATTTTTTATAGGAATAAATGGGATAGGAATGAGTGGATTAGCTAAAATAATGTTAGAGCTAGGATATGAAGTTTCAGGATCAGACTTAAAAGAAAATTATATGTCAAAAGAAATGGAAAAAAAAGGAATTAGAATATATTATTCTCATAATGAAAAAAACATTAAGGATGCAGATACAATAATAGTTTCAACAGCAATATCTGAAAAGAATCCTGAATATGCAAAAGCATTAAAAGAAAAATTAGTAATATTAAAAAGAGGAGAACTATTAGCTAAGTTATTAAATAAAAAAATTGGAATAGCTGTTGCAGGAACTCATGGAAAAACTACAACAAGTTCAATGTTAGCGACAGTAGCATTAGAAAAAAAACCAACGATAGTTGTAGGTGGAATAGTCTCAGAAATAAAATCAAATTCAAAATATGGTCGAGGACAATATTTTATAGCTGAAGCAGATGAAAGTGATAATTCTTTTTTATATATGAAGCCATCGTATTCAGTAATAACAAATATAGAAGAAGATCATATGGAAAAACATGGTTCTTTAGAAAATATAAAAAAATCTTTCTATAAGTTTATATGTCAAACAAAGAATGAAGTTATTGCTTGTTTGGATTGTTTAAATTTAAAAGAAATTATATACGAGATTAATGATTTAAAAAAAATAAAAACATATAGTCTTGAAAATAAAAGCGCAGATATATATGCAGAAAATATAAAAGTAAAAAAAGATAAAACTTATTTTGATGTCTTTATTTCACAAAAATTTATAGGAGAATTTGTATTGTCTATTCCAGGGAAGCACAATATATATAATTCTTTACCTGTTATTTATTTAGCAATAAAGATGGGGATTGATATAGAAAAAGTAAAAGAAAAGATAGATAAATTTACAGGGGCAAAACGAAGATATGATATTCTACTAGATAATAAAAAATATAAAATAATTGATGATTATGCTCATCATCCAACAGAAATAAGGGCTACATTAGAAGGAGCAAAAAGTATAGAAAAAGAAAATATCACTGTAATATTTCAACCTCATAGATTTAGTAGAATGAAATTTTTATTAGAAAAATTTGAAGGGGTTTTTGAAAAAGCAAATCAATTGATTTTATTGCCAGTGTACAGTGCTGGGGAAAAAGATGATTTTGGAATATCTTTAGAGAAATTAGCAAAAAAAATTAATCATCCTAATGTTAAAATAATTAAAGAAGAAAAAGAATTAGAGAAAGAACTTCTTAAAGGAGAAAAGAAAAAGGTAGATATATTTATGGGGGCTGGAAGTATATCATTGATAGCTCATAGATTTGCAAAAAAAATAGAAGGGAAATAAACTAATGATAATATCAAAAAACTATAATATGAAAAAGCACTCTAATATGAAAATAGGAGGAAAAGCTAGAAGTTTTATTGAAATAGAAAATAAAATGGAAGTGTTAGATGTTGTAGAAAAATCAGATAATTTCTTTATAATAGGAAATGGAACAAATACATTATTCAACGACAAGTTTTTAAATATTGATTTTATTTCATTAAAAAAATTAAAAAAAATAACAAAAATAGATGATTTTAGATTAAATGTAGAAGCTGGATTAGATTTTGGGACTCTAATCAAATATTTAGAACAAAGTAATTTATCAGGAATTGAAGAACTATCAGGAATTCCAGGGACAGTTGGTGGAATAGTTTATATGAATGGTGGAGCTTATGGAAAGGAAATTTTTGATTGCATTGAATCAGTTGAATGTTTAGATAATAAAAAAAATATTAGAATAATAAATAAAAAGGATTTAATGGTTGAATATAGGAATACAGAAATAAAAGAAAAAAAATGGATAATTTTAAGTGTTAATTTTATTTTTGAGAAAGGGTTTAAAAGAGAAATCGTTCAAGAAAAAAGAAATAAAAGAAATAAAAATCATCCAATAGAAAAACCTAATTTAGGAAGTACCTTTAAAAATCCAAAAGGATTTTTTGCGGCTAAATTAATAATTGAATCTGGATTACAAGGAAAGCGAGTAGGTCAGGCTCAAGTTTCCATGAAACATCCAAATTTTATAGTAAATAATGGAAACGCTTCTTTTGAAGATGTAATTAATTTAATAAATTATGTAATAGAAGAAGTATATAAAAAAACTGGAATTAAATTAGAAAAAGAAATCATAATTTTAAAATAAAATCTATAGGAGGACTAAATTGAAGATAGGTGTATTTATGGGAGGAATTTCATCAGAAAAAGAAATTTCTATAAAAACAGGAAAAGCAATTTTAAAAAGTCTTTTAAGACAAGGTTATAATGCTTATGGTATAGAATTAAACAAGGAAAATATATTAAAAGCTTTTTTAGAAAAAGAATATGATATTGCATTTTTAGCACTTCATGGAATATTTGGAGAAGATGGAAGGATTCAAGGATTATTAGATATATTAGGTAAAAAATATACAGGATCATCAATGATAAGTAGTGCTATTTCTATGGACAAAGATTTAACTAAAAAAATAGCGATTAGCGAGGGAATAAAAGTTCCGAAAACTTATAAAGTAGAGGAAATAAATAAAATAAAAGAATTTCCTGTGGTTGTTAAACCTGTAATAGAAGGATCTAGTGTCGGTCTTTATATTTGTGATGATTTGAATGATATAAAAAATGCTCTTATCAATTTAGAAGGGAAAGAGGTTACAATAGAAGAATTTATAAAAGGTGAAGAGTTGACAGTTGGAGTTATTCAAGGAGAGGCTTTAGGTGTTTTAAAAATAAAACCTAAAGAAGGTCTTTATGATTATAAATCAAAATATACGAAGGGAATGACCGAGTATGAATATCCAGCGATTATAGAGAATAAATACTATAAAAAAGCAATGGAATATGCTACAATAATTCATAATAGTTTAAAAATGAAAGGGATATCAAGAAGTGATTTCATTTTATCGAATGGAGATATTTATTTTTTAGAAGTTAATAGCTGTCCAGGGATGACAGAAACAAGCTTAGTTCCTAAATTAGCTACGTTAAAAGGATATACTTTTGATGATTTAGTTAGAAAAACAATAGAAGAAGCAAATTTATAAAAGATAGGTGATAGTTTGAAGTTGATTATTAGGCTAATGATTTTATTTTGTTTTTTTAGAGTAATATCAGATATAAATATTTATTTTTTAAATAAGGATATTTTTAGAATAAAATCAATAAAAATAGAAGGTGCTGAGAGTCAGCTATATATGAAATTAAAAAAGATAGAAAAAAAATTGCTTAATAAAAATATTAATTTTATTGATTTTACTAGTTTAGAAAATTCTATTTTAGAGGATAGAAGAATTGAAAAAATAAAAATAAATGTAAATAAACTAGGAATTCTAAGTGTTGGAGTAAAGGAAAAAGAAATAAATTATTATTTACAATATAAAAAAGAAATATATTTACTTGATAAAAACGGGGAAATATGTGGTAAAATTAATGATAAGAAGCTATTGGATGTTCCAATTATATGTGTGAAATCAAAAGAAGAAATTTTACCGTTAATTATATTAATTAAAAAATTAGAAAAAAGTCAATTAAAAAGGATGCTTTCTCAAATATATAGGGATGGAAAGCATTGCATAAATATGATTTTATTAGATGGAACTATAATTAAAACGAATTTAGAAGTAGATCCTGAAAAATATTACATATCAGAATGTTTATATCTTAATTTATCGAAAGAAAAAAGAATAGAGTATATAGATATCAGATTTAAAGATTATGTTCTTAAGTATATGGAGGATAAAAATGGGAAATAATATTTTAAAATTTATTCTAGATATAGGAAATGCAAAGATAAAAATGTTAGCAGGAGAATTAAGTGAAGATGGATCTAAGCTACGAGTATTAAAATATGTAGAAGTGAAAAGTGAAGGAATAAAGAAGAGTATAATTGAAAACCCAAGCCTTTTGAGTGAAAGTATAAAAAAAGCAAAAAGCTTGATAGAAGATAGCTTAGAAATAAGTATTGAAAAAGTAAATTTAGGAGTTGGGGGAACTAATGTATGTTCTAGAACAGCAAATATAAGATTACCTTTTGAAGAAGAGAAAGAAATAGAAGAGAAAGATTTAGAGCAATTATATGAATTAGCTAAAAAAGAATTGAAATATGAGGATGAAGAAATTTTGAAAAAAGAGTACTATAATCTTAGAGTGGATAATGCGGGAATTGTTAAAAATCCAGTAGGATTATTAGGAAAGGAACTTCAAGGAGATATTCATTTAGTATTAGCAAAAACAGAAGAAATAAATAAATTAAAAGAAGTTGTAATAAGAGCAGAAATGGAAGTAGAAGGAATTTATCTTAATGCATATGCAGCTTCTAGAGCAACTTTAAGTTTAGAAGATAAGGATAAGGGAGTTGCTTTAATAGATATAGGAGAAGGAACAACAGATATAATAATTTATAAAAATAATAAAATGATTTATGTTAAGTCTCTATCTCTAGGAGGGATGCATTATATTAGTGATTTGGAGTACATTTATAAGATATCAAAGGAAGAAGCGATAGATATAATGAATAAAGCAATGGCTTCCAAAGATTTAGAAGAAGTATTTACTATTGGTAACAGAAAAGTATCCACTAAAAATATAGTAGATGCAATAAATGCAAGAACAGATGATTTTGTTAAATTTATAAGAAATACAATTCAAGATTCAGGCTTTACTGGTTATTTAGGAAAAGGAATTTGTTTAACAGGGGGAGTAACTAGAATAGATGAGATGTATGATTGGATTAAAGGAAATTTGGGATATCCAGTAAGGAGATTGTATCCTATATCAATTTCAGGAATTGAGGATTCTAAACCAGAAATGTCAGTATGTATAGGAATATTGATAGAAGTTATGGAACAAGAGTATAATAAAATAGAAGAACTTAAAAAAAATAAACAAGAGGAAGAATTAAAAGAAGAAATAACAGAAGAAAAGCTTGAAATAGAAGAGAAAAATAAAAAAATAAAAAAAGAGAAATTTAAGAGAATAAAAACATGGTTTTCTAATTTTATATAATTTAGCAGGAGGTAGTTTTTATGGCGGATAACATCGTAAGAATAAAAGTTCTTGGAGCAGGAGGAGCAGGAGGAAATGCTATAAATGATATGATAACAGCTGGAGTAGCAGGTGTAGAGTTTATAGCGGCCAATACTGACGCACAAGATTTAGATAAATCTTTAGCAGATGTAAGAATTCAATTAGGAGAAAAGTTAACTAGAGGGTTAGGAGCAGGATCTAACCCAGAAGTGGGAAAAGAAGCAGCAGAAGAAGATACTGAAAAATTAAAACAGTTATTAGATGAAACAGATATGTTATTTATAACAGCCGGAATGGGTGGAGGAACAGGAACTGGTTCATCTCCTGTTATAGCAAAAGTGGCTAAAGAATTAGGAATATTAACAGTAGGAGTAGTAACTAAACCTT
Proteins encoded:
- the murF gene encoding UDP-N-acetylmuramoyl-tripeptide--D-alanyl-D-alanine ligase yields the protein MIKLLEVIRNLYKINNEITHIRKVQMDSRKVQKGDIFFAINNGKNYIGEVLKKGVSLVISEDKKWENNSKVLVVENVIKSLQNIAKEYRKELPVKLIGIVGSNGKTTTKDILYSILSIKYNTKKTEGNYNNHIGVPFTILQINEKDNFGIIEMGMSNFGEIKKLCEIANLDYSIITNIGDSHLAFMKNRKNVFLEKSKVKDYVEESNLLFFGDDPYLKSLKGRKVGFNSYNEFRISDYNLEENGIFFKLNNEEYKSNIYGKHNCINTALSIGMSKIIGLTTQEIKKGLGKIEITPMRFQKILKDEITFINDSYNASPISMKYSLNTFEKFKTTKEKVVILADMGELGAREIDFHVEVIKYAINKDFLKVILYGDRMEKALQRIDDKKKIIFFRKKTDIKELISKEFKNKLILIKGSNFNQLWEIIE
- the mraY gene encoding phospho-N-acetylmuramoyl-pentapeptide-transferase, with protein sequence MLYTLGILYSRLDFFKSIYLRAFVGFVLSFLIVIILGHPFINYLKRKKLKEKIRECGPVSHYSKKGTPTMGGVLLILGALMTNLIVGNLRNKYTVLLVVITILFSSIGFIDDYKKFTVNKDGLSGKKKLFGQSLISAIVWIFIKEFGLTSSNIIDFSIINPLIHNSYFYVGSLIMLVFIMIVINGTSNAVNITDGLDGLAIMPVIISCSILATIAYFSGHIEMSSHLRLFYIEGAGEIMVFLSTIIGSGLAFLWYNCYPAQIFMGDTGSLTLGGIIGVIAVLLKQELLLPLIGGIFVIEAISVILQVGSYKVRKKRIFKMAPIHHHFELMDIPENKVTLRFWIISLLFGIVALGVVRLRGIL
- the murD gene encoding UDP-N-acetylmuramoyl-L-alanine--D-glutamate ligase encodes the protein MKKVMIFGNGVSGKGAKKLLELQGDIPIIVDDNSGISSEKAEKLIDEISLFIKSPGVPYNNLLKLCKEKKIEVIDEIELAYRYLKKEKLKTKIVAVTGSNGKTTVTTKIKEILREAGIKAEFAGNIGKSFAELLVEQNDLDCIVLECSSFQLENVKHFKPDIALIVNLSPDHLNRYDRVEDYYDTKLNIFKNQNLNDLFIINLNDENLVKRTKKLKSKKIGVTISKNCEKAKCYYDGENIIYEGKKIIKAELLSLKGKHNIENVLFIISVAKEFNVSDELIIKFLTKTKSLEHRMERFYKWKNTVFVNDSKGTNLESTKFAIEAYKGSILICGGKDKGLPLENLSELIKENIKEVYLIGKMAARLKDSLLKVGYSLEKINSLNTIEESLKDLRNKIKDEKEVVLLSPSTSSFDQFKSFEQRGEVFKKIVMENFKQGERL
- the murG gene encoding undecaprenyldiphospho-muramoylpentapeptide beta-N-acetylglucosaminyltransferase encodes the protein MKKVIITTGGTGGHIYPALSVAKELRKKNVEILFIGSSTRMEKEMVPNEGFKYLGLNILPFNSISNIIKGLKAIFEAIKIIKKEKPSAIIGFGNYISFPIVFSGVLLRKKVYLQEQNASIGLVNRLFYRFAKKTFLAFEKTYEDIPIKYQNKFKVTGNPLRNEIYNIVSLEEKEKLGIKKEKILLVTGGSLGAKSINEGFLENWDILLEEKNIKIYWATGKKNYREIVKKLEGKIKNHVIKPYFENIINIMSASDLVICRAGALTISELIELNKPSVLIPFNSVKVGQYENAIVLKERAGAIIYKNSEINDAIEEVIELLKSKDKLEKMKLKIRSLKYSNAAIEIVESLDIWGKK
- the murC gene encoding UDP-N-acetylmuramate--L-alanine ligase; its protein translation is MKNIFFIGINGIGMSGLAKIMLELGYEVSGSDLKENYMSKEMEKKGIRIYYSHNEKNIKDADTIIVSTAISEKNPEYAKALKEKLVILKRGELLAKLLNKKIGIAVAGTHGKTTTSSMLATVALEKKPTIVVGGIVSEIKSNSKYGRGQYFIAEADESDNSFLYMKPSYSVITNIEEDHMEKHGSLENIKKSFYKFICQTKNEVIACLDCLNLKEIIYEINDLKKIKTYSLENKSADIYAENIKVKKDKTYFDVFISQKFIGEFVLSIPGKHNIYNSLPVIYLAIKMGIDIEKVKEKIDKFTGAKRRYDILLDNKKYKIIDDYAHHPTEIRATLEGAKSIEKENITVIFQPHRFSRMKFLLEKFEGVFEKANQLILLPVYSAGEKDDFGISLEKLAKKINHPNVKIIKEEKELEKELLKGEKKKVDIFMGAGSISLIAHRFAKKIEGK
- the murB gene encoding UDP-N-acetylmuramate dehydrogenase, whose protein sequence is MIISKNYNMKKHSNMKIGGKARSFIEIENKMEVLDVVEKSDNFFIIGNGTNTLFNDKFLNIDFISLKKLKKITKIDDFRLNVEAGLDFGTLIKYLEQSNLSGIEELSGIPGTVGGIVYMNGGAYGKEIFDCIESVECLDNKKNIRIINKKDLMVEYRNTEIKEKKWIILSVNFIFEKGFKREIVQEKRNKRNKNHPIEKPNLGSTFKNPKGFFAAKLIIESGLQGKRVGQAQVSMKHPNFIVNNGNASFEDVINLINYVIEEVYKKTGIKLEKEIIILK
- a CDS encoding D-alanine--D-alanine ligase; translated protein: MKIGVFMGGISSEKEISIKTGKAILKSLLRQGYNAYGIELNKENILKAFLEKEYDIAFLALHGIFGEDGRIQGLLDILGKKYTGSSMISSAISMDKDLTKKIAISEGIKVPKTYKVEEINKIKEFPVVVKPVIEGSSVGLYICDDLNDIKNALINLEGKEVTIEEFIKGEELTVGVIQGEALGVLKIKPKEGLYDYKSKYTKGMTEYEYPAIIENKYYKKAMEYATIIHNSLKMKGISRSDFILSNGDIYFLEVNSCPGMTETSLVPKLATLKGYTFDDLVRKTIEEANL
- a CDS encoding cell division protein FtsQ/DivIB; this encodes MKLIIRLMILFCFFRVISDINIYFLNKDIFRIKSIKIEGAESQLYMKLKKIEKKLLNKNINFIDFTSLENSILEDRRIEKIKINVNKLGILSVGVKEKEINYYLQYKKEIYLLDKNGEICGKINDKKLLDVPIICVKSKEEILPLIILIKKLEKSQLKRMLSQIYRDGKHCINMILLDGTIIKTNLEVDPEKYYISECLYLNLSKEKRIEYIDIRFKDYVLKYMEDKNGK
- the ftsA gene encoding cell division protein FtsA, with the translated sequence MGNNILKFILDIGNAKIKMLAGELSEDGSKLRVLKYVEVKSEGIKKSIIENPSLLSESIKKAKSLIEDSLEISIEKVNLGVGGTNVCSRTANIRLPFEEEKEIEEKDLEQLYELAKKELKYEDEEILKKEYYNLRVDNAGIVKNPVGLLGKELQGDIHLVLAKTEEINKLKEVVIRAEMEVEGIYLNAYAASRATLSLEDKDKGVALIDIGEGTTDIIIYKNNKMIYVKSLSLGGMHYISDLEYIYKISKEEAIDIMNKAMASKDLEEVFTIGNRKVSTKNIVDAINARTDDFVKFIRNTIQDSGFTGYLGKGICLTGGVTRIDEMYDWIKGNLGYPVRRLYPISISGIEDSKPEMSVCIGILIEVMEQEYNKIEELKKNKQEEELKEEITEEKLEIEEKNKKIKKEKFKRIKTWFSNFI